Proteins found in one Salvia splendens isolate huo1 chromosome 10, SspV2, whole genome shotgun sequence genomic segment:
- the LOC121753031 gene encoding putative late blight resistance protein homolog R1A-3: MAYAALVSLENTIHRFLNANLFSISVEEKQQITSLLEYLTPFRNFLEEFPNESTSWEEQMRELANAAEDTIEYLVLEKIFLPCEEESESHPSGDHGLDLKKVVKETCSKLETVAEIVEEFPDDAKAKSLKGRITEITTGLREIYAFYKLEKTHRRFREKWRFLPSELDKIQFIHHLNKTRTEIDSVMEEVMAIENDSNEIEATSSPTLAPVDDIVDFPLYDADASECHRSAKHELQLEKVMEEIALISAKVKNTKVSSSSSSKEVRRGADSSSLSYSDSLTVSSSSTAPPIHKNSLVGFEDHVMNIKDLLCGEQSKLQVIPVCGMGGIGKTTLARNVYDDELIKEKFDIRVWITVSQDYSAQRILSDLLESLKEYNNQSGKEESADIKVYQILIGRKYLVVMDDIWRSEAWDIVRNVFPDNVNGSRIMLTTRLYDVASYPGPSIKPYELGFLDEVQSWSLLKEKVFANQDCPSDLENIGNDIAISCKGLPLAIVVIAGLLATVSKNPASWMEIAEMVKSAKTAEQEHIEEILSLSYAELPQLLRPCFLYMGSFPEDHEIYTTKLIRLWIAEGFLKFPINTKSFEEVAEECLEELVKRNLVFVTNWKSDGRIKSCSLHDLIRELCIRKAQESKFFLNLMDKHIEKEKFMESIKNERRVSTSYLSLFSSYRGSTIHSIKCSKYNLVKLDFVEGVRLVRVLDAEAADVESLPSQLFELFHLRYLAIRYHYRFPRILPNLKNLQTLIIRAVKRSTIGLLVAGNMWVPWCMQELRHVYFHGVIAFEYPIETTCSLENLHTVSRLSSVCCRERILKKIPNLKKLKVYCDDDDDYDYDDDYDRDPGCLNNLVHLHRLEKLELYAAHSFRLSYNLAFPEKLKRLTLRDLKHPWSNMIVVGSLPNLQVLKLRGCTCSDGTWETTEGTFPVLEVLQVEHSRFENWITESGHFPMLKRLLLGFCQDLNEIPTDIGEIPTLELIVVMGNVKKSLLESAELIREEQEEMGNDTLQVFCIPQSS, translated from the coding sequence ATGGCTTATGCTGCTCTTGTCTCTCTTGAAAACACCATACACCGATTCCTAAATGCTAATCTGTTTTCCATCTCTGTCGAAGAAAAACAGCAAATTACATCTCTGCTTGAGTATCTTACTCCCTTTCGAAACTTTCTCGAAGAATTTCCTAATGAATCCACAAGCTGGGAGGAGCAAATGAGGGAGCTGGCTAATGCAGCAGAAGATACTATAGAATATCTTGTGTTGGAGAAGATTTTTTTGCCTTGTGAAGAGGAGTCTGAATCCCATCCAAGTGGAGACCATGGACTCGACCTGAAAAAAGTCGTCAAAGAGACTTGTTCGAAGCTGGAGACAGTGGCTGAGATCGTGGAAGAATTCCCAGATGATGCTAAAGCTAAAAGTTTGAAAGGCCGAATCACGGAGATAACAACTGGTTTGAGAGAAATCTACGCATTTTACAAGTTGGAGAAAACTCATCGTCGTTTTAGAGAAAAGTGGAGATTTTTACCATCAGAGTTGGACAAAATCCAGTTTATACACCACTTGAACAAGACAAGAACTGAAATTGATTCGGTCATGGAGGAAGTGATGGCCATCGAGAATGATAGCAATGAAATTGAAGCCACTTCATCTCCTACACTTGCACCAGTTGATGATATAGTTGACTTCCCTCTATATGATGCTGATGCGTCTGAATGCCATCGAAGCGCAAAACATGAGCTCCAGCTGGAAAAAGTTATGGAGGAGATAGCTTTGATTTCTGCAAAAGTGAAGAACACAAAGGTTAGTTCCAGTTCCAGCAGCAAAGAAGTTCGACGTGGTGCTGATTCTTCTTCTCTAAGTTATTCAGATTCTTTGACCGTCAGTTCTTCATCAACTGCTCCACCCATCCACAAAAACTCCCTGGTTGGTTTTGAAGATCATGTGATGAACATCAAGGACCTGCTCTGTGGAGAACAATCCAAGCTCCAAGTCATACCGGTATGTGGTATGGGGGGCATCGGCAAAACTACTCTCGCCAGAAATGTTTATGATGATGAACTAATTAAGGAGAAGTTCGACATTCGTGTTTGGATTACGGTATCACAGGATTACAGTGCACAGAGAATTCTTTCAGACCTTCTGGAGTCCCTTAAGGAATACAACAACCAGAGTGGAAAGGAAGAAAGCGCTGACATAAAGGTGTACCAAATTTTAATAGGCAGGAAATATTTAGTTGTGATGGATGACATCTGGAGAAGTGAGGCATGGGATATTGTTAGGAATGTGTTTCCTGATAATGTTAACGGAAGCCGTATCATGCTAACTACAAGGTTGTATGATGTGGCTTCTTATCCTGGTCCTTCAATCAAGCCTTATGAGTTGGGTTTCCTGGATGAAGTTCAGAGTTGGAGCTTACTTAAGGAGAAGGTGTTTGCAAATCAAGATTGTCCatcagatttggaaaatattggGAACGATATCGCAATAAGCTGCAAAGGGTTACCTCTCGCTATCGTGGTGATTGCAGGACTTTTAGCTACAGTCTCTAAGAATCCAGCTTCGTGGATGGAGATTGCGGAAATGGTGAAGTCTGCAAAAACAGCAGAGCAAGAGCATATTGAAGAGATACTATCTTTGAGCTATGCGGAATTACCTCAGTTATTGAGGCCATGTTTCTTGTACATGGGTTCATTTCCTGAAGATCATGAGATATATACCACCAAACTCATTAGATTATGGATAGCTGAGGGCTTTCTCAAATTTCCGATCAACACCAAGAGCTTTGAAGAGGTGGCTGAAGAGTGTTTGGAGGAACTTGTGAAGAGAAACCTTGTTTTTGTCACAAATTGGAAATCTGATGGGAGAATCAAAAGTTGTAGCCTCCATGATCTGATTAGGGAGCTGTGCATAAGAAAAGCTCAGGAAAGtaaattttttctgaatttgatgGATAAGCATATTGAAAAGGAGAAATTTATGGAAAGCATAAAAAATGAGCGTCGGGTAAGTACGTCTTATCTAAGTTTATTTTCAAGCTATCGTGGATCAACTATCCATTCCATCAAATGCTCCAAGTATAATTTAGTAAAACTGGACTTTGTCGAAGGTGTTAGATTGGTGAGGGTGTTGGATGCTGAAGCTGCTGATGTGGAGTCATTGCCATCTCAATTATTTGAGCTATTTCATTTGAGATACCTTGCTATTAGATATCATTATCGTTTCCCTAGAATCTTACCAAATCTTAAAAACCTGCAAACCTTAATCATTCGTGCAGTAAAGAGATCCACAATCGGATTATTAGTAGCTGGTAACATGTGGGTGCCGTGGTGCATGCAAGAGCTAAGACATGTTTACTTTCATGGGGTGATTGCCTTTGAGTATCCCATAGAAACAACATGTTCACTAGAAAATCTACACACGGTTTCGCGGCTTAGCAGTGTGTGTTGTAGAGAGCGTATCCTGAAAAAGATCCCAAACCTCAAAAAACTGAAGGTTTattgtgatgatgatgatgattatgattatgatgATGATTATGATAGAGATCCAGGTTGCCTGAATAACCTGGTACATCTGCATCGACTTGAGAAATTGGAATTATATGCTGCTCATTCGTTTAGATTGAGCTACAATCTTGCTTTTCCTGAGAAGCTCAAAAGGTTGACTTTGAGGGATTTGAAACATCCTTGGAGCAACATGATTGTTGTTGGTTCATTGCCAAATCTTCAAGTGCTTAAACTGAGAGGTTGCACTTGCAGTGATGGCACATGGGAAACAACTGAAGGAACATTTCCAGTGTTGGAAGTTCTTCAAGTTGAACATTCAAGGTTTGAGAACTGGATAACAGAAAGTGGTCATTTCCCCATGCTCAAACGCCTGCTACTTGGTTTTTGTCAGGATCTCAATGAGATTCCAACTGATATTGGAGAAATTCCGACTCTTGAACTGATTGTGGTTATGGGCAATGTGAAGAAGTCTTTATTGGAGTCGGCTGAACTGATAAGAGAGGAACAAGAAGAAATGGGAAATGACACCCTTCAAGTTTTCTGCATTCCCCAGTCGTCTTGA
- the LOC121753032 gene encoding putative late blight resistance protein homolog R1A-10 isoform X2: MAYAAVLSLAQTAGKMILDQDRYPISRNKKQQIRSIYEPFIFLQEFLEDFPEKAYILDGRIRDLAYEAEGILECFMLGEAKSHWWTVLASKSKFKHQMGKIRAQADSITREVMAMKNNSSDAAQHGDSSVAGSPSRLAPVTKIEYMVGLHEGLVEIKSRLCGESSNLQVISIVGMGGIGKTTLAKCAYDDPLTVQHFDIRAWVTVSLDYNAEAIFSSLLASMEEFNTERSERTSENVFKILKYRRYLIVMDDIWSTEAWDDVRCILPDDGNGSRVMLKTRETDVAAYADRLSPLHEMRLMDEGQSWNLLRQMVFAHQDCPPELENIGKEVARCCKGLPLTIVVVAGILSTMENNLASWRKIAQDVNSVTVGGQCEKILSLSYTHLPHYLRSCFLYMGGFPEDYEVSVSKLIRLWVAEGFLRHPKRSKTLEEEAGECLEDLVQRNLVLVTKRKCDGRIKSCSLHDLMRDLCIKKAHEEKFLMNLSSRNVTNFISVEGKNNQRRVNYSTCFIWYT, translated from the exons ATGGCTTATGCTGCTGTTCTTTCCCTTGCCCAAACTGCAGGAAAAATGATCTTGGATCAAGATAGATACCCCATTTCTCGTAATAAAAAACAGCAAATCCGATCTATCTATGAACCATTTATATTCTTGCAAGAGTTCCTTGAAGATTTTCCAGAGAAGGCCTACATTTTGGATGGGCGAATCCGAGATTTAGCATATGAAGCAGAAGGTATTCTTGAGTGTTTCATGTTGGGGGAAGCTAAATCACATTGGTGGACAGTTTTAGCTTCCAAATCCAAGTTTAAACACCAAATGGGGAAGATCAGAGCACAAGCAGATTCAATCACAAGGGAAGTGATGGCCATGAAGAATAATAGCTCAGATGCAGCGCAACATGGTGATTCTTCCGTAGCAGGTTCGCCTTCTAGACTTGCTCCAGTTACGAAGATTGAATATATGGTTGGTTTACATGAAGGTTTGGTGGAAATAAAGTCACGACTCTGCGGAGAATCATCCAATTTACAAGTTATTTCAATCGTTGGAATGGGGGGCATTGGTAAAACTACTCTTGCAAAGTGTGCTTACGATGATCCACTTACGGTGCAGCATTTTGACATCCGTGCTTGGGTCACAGTATCACTGGACTACAATGCAGAGGCAATCTTTTCAAGCCTCCTAGCTTCcatggaagaattcaacacagAAAGATCTGAGCGGACTAGTGAAAACGTGttcaaaatattgaaatacAGGAGGTATCTCATTGTAATGGATGATATTTGGAGTACGGAGGCTTGGGATGATGTAAGATGTATACTTCCCGATGATGGGAATGGAAGCAGAGTCATGTTAAAGACTAGAGAAACTGATGTGGCTGCTTATGCTGATCGTTTGAGCCCTCTTCACGAGATGCGTTTGATGGATGAGGGTCAAAGTTGGAATCTACTTCGTCAGATGGTGTTTGCACATCAAGATTGTCCTCCCGAATTGGAGAATATTGGAAAAGAGGTAGCGAGGTGCTGCAAAGGGCTGCCCCTCACAATCGTGGTTGTTGCTGGGATACTATCCACAATGGAAAACAATCTAGCTTCATGGAGAAAAATTGCACAAGATGTAAATTCAGTTACTGTAGGAGGACAATGTGAAAAGATATTGTCTTTGAGTTACACCCATTTGCCTCATTATCTGAGGTCATGCTTCTTGTACATGGGAGGCTTTCCAGAAGATTATGAAGTCTCTGTCTCAAAACTCATCAGATTATGGGTAGCTGAGGGATTCTTGAGACACCCGAAGAGATCTAAAACCTTGGAAGAAGAGGCAGGGGAGTGCTTGGAGGATCTTGTCCAGAGAAATCTTGTTTTAGTCACCAAGAGAAAGTGTGATGGAAGGATCAAAAGCTGCAGCCTCCATGATCTGATGCGAGATTTGTGCATAAAAAAAGCACACGAAGAGAAGTTTCTTATGAATCTCAGTAGCCGGAATGTGACAAACTTCATTTCAGTTGAGGGAAAAAACAATCAGCGACGT GTGAACTATTCGACCTGTTTCATCTGGTATACCTAG
- the LOC121751747 gene encoding LRR receptor-like serine/threonine-protein kinase GSO1: MNSLSGQLPSCFGNLSSLREICMSDNEFNGNIASILWLLKGVNLVALDLSRNQLSGEIPSTISQLENLVRLSLSSNKLKGPILESLTALKDLQYLDLSHNNLSGVIPKSMEALSHLHYFDVSFNGLRGEIPDRGCYVNFTSEFFIVLVIGLVWKFSARKPSPLSDEVGQDKFRGISYQAIVCATDNFDDRNMIDVQDALKSFHRVQSIEQIPIVHCDLNPKNIFLGDDLVVHVGDFGISKFLSEEERMLRSRTLGTVGYVAPATGFLLMEMLSRRKPTDEMLSGELSLRRWISESFPDSVLQILDNEMLDKGDEEARVVFRPFLTSAIELALECTADMPEERPSITYVLNRITDVLSSMRKILIQLKNLGMSLSLSLSLSY, translated from the exons ATGAACAGTCTATCTGGACAGCTACCAAGCTGTTTTGGGAACCTTTCTTCGTTGAGAGAAATCTGTATGTCAGATAATGAATTCAATGGTAACATTGCTTCAATTTTATGGCTTCTTAAGGGTGTTAACCTGGTAGCACTGGACTTATCTAGAAATCAGCTTTCTGGAGAAATTCCAAGCACCATTTCACAGCTTGAGAATCTAGTTAGACTATCATTGTCGAGTAACAAACTGAAAGGCCCCATACTTGAATCGCTTACGGCTTTGAAGGATCTGCAATACTTGGATTTGTCCCACAACAATCTCTCTGGTGTGATTCCTAAGTCTATGGAGGCACTTTCGCATCTTCATTACTTTGATGTCTCGTTTAATGGGCTTAGAGGTGAAATTCCAGACAGAGGGTGTTATGTCAACTTCACATCTGAGTTTTTCATTG TCCTTGTTATTGGCCTGGTGTGGAAATTTTCTGCAAGAAAGCCATCTCCTTTGTCTGATGAAGTTGGACAGGATAAGTTTAGGGGGATTTCATATCAAGCAATCGTTTGTGCTACAGACAACTTTGATGATAGAAACATGATTG ATGTACAAGATGCATTGAAGAGCTTCCACAGAGTGCAGAGTATTGAGCAAA TCCCCATTGTCCATTGTGACTTGAACCCGAAAAACATCTTTCTTGGAGATGATTTGGTCGTACATGTAGGCGACTTCGGGATTTCCAAGTTcttgagtgaagaagagagaATGCTACGTTCGAGGACTTTGGGTACTGTTGGATATGTTGCACCAG CTACGGGGTTTTTGCTGATGGAAATGCTTTCAAGAAGAAAGCCTACAGATGAGATGCTTTCAGGAGAGTTATCCTTGAGGAGATGGATCTCTGAATCATTCCCTGATTCAGTATTGCAAATTTTGGATAATGAGATGCTGGACAAAGGCGATGAAGAAGCTAGAGTTGTCTTCAGACCTTTCTTGACATCAGCTATTGAATTGGCCCTAGAATGCACAGCAGATATGCCCGAGGAGAGGCCTAGTATCACATATGTTCTAAACAGGATAACAGATGTTCTAAGCAGCATGAGAAAGATCCTGATCCAGTTAAAAAACCTAGGaatgtctctctctctctctctctctctctcttattgA
- the LOC121750574 gene encoding putative late blight resistance protein homolog R1B-14, producing MMVYAALASLKKTIEKITMNPDQYSSALHQFNQIRFIDELFLLLEFTDFPQREARIRDTAIEVQHILELLISNQSRSRRFGLNKYNRFLPKFWCSARFQHQIERIRELIDAIAREMIELEMDSEDQLQLSDSPAAIEDELQLGDSLAANCSAWMEMLINSLEIEDEMQLSDSPDANSSSLMAVASRSSDVVGLEDDSLAVKTRLCGESPKLQVIPIVGMGGIGKTTLCKTVYNDQLTIEYFDVRVWITVSQDYSTQKIVAMLMDSLKDFVIEKSGQRSEETVYKSLKGRRYLIVMDDMWSTEPWDDVRDLFPDDHNGSRIMLTTRLSGVATYVARGSPLHKMRFMDIEQSWELLMQRVFGDKECSPELEDIGWEIAESCSGLPLAVSVVGGLLSMVERNPVSWSEIADNVGSIVVNEDGPIDEILSLSYAHLPHHLRDCFLYMGGFPEDYDIRVTELVRLWVAEGFMRGLDGSKSLEDEAEECLEDIVSRSLVLVMKRRYNGRIKRCSLHDLVRDLCIRKANENSFFLRHHPTHTNTMCSLRIPAEISKLQVLESLFIDAKTLQTLIIDEKDRWNLIGRPNISTLPQEIWMMPQLRHLISYGRFPYPKEPTCTLKNLQTLSLVLHDVCAVEMLEKFPNIKKLGIDCSYYDYGTHLNNLESLHQLRTLELRYADWRRDSICFPKTLRKLILCNMSLPWSEMSVVGSLPNLEMLKLREFACIGSTWETSEGEFPQLQYLLIHTSKLQYWITEEFHFPRLKYLLLRQCWYLNEIPEGIGRIAGLELIDVICSNLPESLVESAKRIQEEQHSLGNDALRVLPKMM from the coding sequence ATGATGGTTTATGCTGCTCTTGCTTCCCTTAAAAAAACTATTGAAAAGATCACCATGAATCCAGATCAGTATTCCAGTGCTCTTcatcaatttaatcaaattagATTCATCGATGAACTATTTCTTCTGCTGGAGTTCACTGACTTTCCTCAGAGAGAAGCCAGAATCAGGGATACAGCAATTGAAGTGCAACATATTCTCGAGCTTCTCATTTCGAATCAGAGCCGATCGCGGCGATTCGGATTGAACAAGTATAACCGCTTTCTCCCCAAATTCTGGTGCAGTGCTAGGTTTCAGCACCAGATTGAGAGAATAAGAGAATTAATTGATGCAATCGCAAGGGAGATGATAGAGTTGGAGATGGATAGTGAAGATCAATTGCAGCTCAGTGACTCTCCTGCGGCAATTGAAGACGAGTTGCAGCTCGGTGATTCTCTTGCAGCAAACTGTTCTGCATGGATGGAAATGTTGATTAATAGCCTCGAAATCGAAGATGAAATGCAACTCAGTGATTCTCCTGATGCTAACTCGTCGTCTTTGATGGCAGTCGCTAGCAGGAGCAGTGATGTGGTTGGATTGGAAGATGATTCGCTAGCAGTAAAGACTCGGCTTTGTGGAGAATCCCCAAAACTACAAGTCATTCCAATAGTTGGAATGGGAGGTATTGGCAAAACTACCCTCTGTAAAACTGTTTACAACGATCAACTCACAATCGAATATTTTGATGTTCGTGTTTGGATCACTGTGTCACAAGATTATTCTACACAAAAAATTGTTGCAATGCTCATGGATTCCTTGAAAGATTTTGTCATAGAGAAATCTGGACAGAGGAGTGAAGAAACTGTGTACAAGAGTTTAAAGGGTAGAAGATATCTTATTGTAATGGATGATATGTGGAGCACGGAGCCTTGGGATGATGTGAGAGATCTGTTTCCTGACGATCATAATGGAAGTCGGATCATGTTAACCACAAGGCTGTCGGGAGTGGCTACTTATGTTGCTAGAGGTAGCCCTCTTCACAAGATGCGCTTCATGGATATTGAACAGAGTTGGGAATTGCTTATGCAGAGGGTGTTTGGCGACAAAGAATGCTCTCCTGAATTGGAAGACATTGGATGGGAGATTGCAGAAAGTTGTAGTGGATTGCCACTTGCAGTTTCTGTGGTTGGTGGACTCTTATCCATGGTTGAAAGGAATCCAGTTTCATGGTCGGAAATCGCAGATAATGTAGGTTCGATTGTTGTCAATGAAGATGGCCCTATTGATGAGATACTATCTTTGAGCTATGCTCACTTGCCTCATCACTTGAGGGATTGTTTCTTGTATATGGGAGGTTTTCCGGAAGATTATGATATCCGTGTCACAGAATTGGTCAGATTGTGGGTAGCTGAGGGCTTTATGAGAGGCTTAGATGGATCTAAAAGCTTGGAAGATGAGGCTGAAGAGTGTTTGGAGGATATTGTCAGTAGAAGCCTTGTTCTGGTTATGAAGAGAAGGTATAACGGCAGAATCAAACGATGTAGTCTCCATGATCTAGTCCGGGATTTGTGCATAAGAAAAGCCAACGAGAACAGCTTTTTCCTAAGACATCATCCTACACATACTAATACTATGTGCAGTTTAAGGATTCCTGCTGAGATATCAAAGCTTCAGGTTCTTGAAAGTTTATTTATCGATGCAAAGACTCTTCAAACTTTAATTATCGATGAAAAGGATCGGTGGAATCTCATAGGGAGGCCTAATATCAGCACTTTGCCGCAGGAAATCTGGATGATGCCGCAGTTAAGACATCTCATCAGCTATGGTAGGTTTCCTTATCCAAAAGAACCAACTTGTACTCTCAAAAACTTGCAAACACTCTCCTTAGTGTTGCATGATGTGTGTGCTGTGGAGATGTTGGAAAAGTTTCCAAACATCAAGAAGTTAGGAATTGATTGTTCTTATTATGATTATGGCACTCACCTCAATAATTTGGAAAGCTTGCATCAACTTCGAACTTTGGAACTTAGATATGCGGATTGGCGAAGAGATAGTATTTGTTTTCCTAAGACATTGAGAAAGTTGATCTTGTGTAACATGTCGCTTCCATGGAGTGAAATGAGTGTCGTTGGTTCATTGCCAAATCTTGAGATGCTTAAGTTGAGGGAGTTTGCTTGCATAGGCAGTACATGGGAGACATCAGAAGGAGAATTTCCTCAGCTGCAATACCTTCTTATTCACACTTCAAAGCTGCAGTATTGGATAACTGAAGAGTTCCACTTTCCCAGGCTGAAATACTTGCTGCTTCGTCAGTGTTGGTATTTGAATGAGATTCCAGAAGGTATCGGTCGAATTGCAGGGCTCGAACTGATTGATGTTATATGCTCCAACTTACCCGAGTCTCTTGTAGAGTCGGCCAAAAGGATACAAGAGGAACAACACAGTTTAGGCAATGATGCCCTTCGAGTTTTACCCAAAATGATGTGA
- the LOC121753032 gene encoding putative late blight resistance protein homolog R1A-10 isoform X1 — MAYAAVLSLAQTAGKMILDQDRYPISRNKKQQIRSIYEPFIFLQEFLEDFPEKAYILDGRIRDLAYEAEGILECFMLGEAKSHWWTVLASKSKFKHQMGKIRAQADSITREVMAMKNNSSDAAQHGDSSVAGSPSRLAPVTKIEYMVGLHEGLVEIKSRLCGESSNLQVISIVGMGGIGKTTLAKCAYDDPLTVQHFDIRAWVTVSLDYNAEAIFSSLLASMEEFNTERSERTSENVFKILKYRRYLIVMDDIWSTEAWDDVRCILPDDGNGSRVMLKTRETDVAAYADRLSPLHEMRLMDEGQSWNLLRQMVFAHQDCPPELENIGKEVARCCKGLPLTIVVVAGILSTMENNLASWRKIAQDVNSVTVGGQCEKILSLSYTHLPHYLRSCFLYMGGFPEDYEVSVSKLIRLWVAEGFLRHPKRSKTLEEEAGECLEDLVQRNLVLVTKRKCDGRIKSCSLHDLMRDLCIKKAHEEKFLMNLSSRNVTNFISVEGKNNQRRVSITPSSLPHFSKISCLSTIHTILCFHRISVASTLERFRLLRVLDARDVYVSSLPGELFDLFHLVYLAIYYLGGLPSAISKLRSLQTLHLRAKNEWKLFRFHCVCLPPAIWMMPQLRHLVFYGRLPDPEGRTTPGLDNLQTLSIVSHAMCSERVLRMIRNLKKLEIDCSDCEVCLNNLVHLHQLEDLKLRSSSSNAFYQKDMFTFPRMLKRLTLSRVPLPWDEMTIVGSLSNLRVLKLTHQACKGKKWETTEGEFPLLEFLLIEKSDICLWITESSHFPMLKRLVLDDCWQLAEIPEDIGEIPTLELIEVKGKAVMSLVESVKRILEEQQGWGNDALQIRCMTHR, encoded by the coding sequence ATGGCTTATGCTGCTGTTCTTTCCCTTGCCCAAACTGCAGGAAAAATGATCTTGGATCAAGATAGATACCCCATTTCTCGTAATAAAAAACAGCAAATCCGATCTATCTATGAACCATTTATATTCTTGCAAGAGTTCCTTGAAGATTTTCCAGAGAAGGCCTACATTTTGGATGGGCGAATCCGAGATTTAGCATATGAAGCAGAAGGTATTCTTGAGTGTTTCATGTTGGGGGAAGCTAAATCACATTGGTGGACAGTTTTAGCTTCCAAATCCAAGTTTAAACACCAAATGGGGAAGATCAGAGCACAAGCAGATTCAATCACAAGGGAAGTGATGGCCATGAAGAATAATAGCTCAGATGCAGCGCAACATGGTGATTCTTCCGTAGCAGGTTCGCCTTCTAGACTTGCTCCAGTTACGAAGATTGAATATATGGTTGGTTTACATGAAGGTTTGGTGGAAATAAAGTCACGACTCTGCGGAGAATCATCCAATTTACAAGTTATTTCAATCGTTGGAATGGGGGGCATTGGTAAAACTACTCTTGCAAAGTGTGCTTACGATGATCCACTTACGGTGCAGCATTTTGACATCCGTGCTTGGGTCACAGTATCACTGGACTACAATGCAGAGGCAATCTTTTCAAGCCTCCTAGCTTCcatggaagaattcaacacagAAAGATCTGAGCGGACTAGTGAAAACGTGttcaaaatattgaaatacAGGAGGTATCTCATTGTAATGGATGATATTTGGAGTACGGAGGCTTGGGATGATGTAAGATGTATACTTCCCGATGATGGGAATGGAAGCAGAGTCATGTTAAAGACTAGAGAAACTGATGTGGCTGCTTATGCTGATCGTTTGAGCCCTCTTCACGAGATGCGTTTGATGGATGAGGGTCAAAGTTGGAATCTACTTCGTCAGATGGTGTTTGCACATCAAGATTGTCCTCCCGAATTGGAGAATATTGGAAAAGAGGTAGCGAGGTGCTGCAAAGGGCTGCCCCTCACAATCGTGGTTGTTGCTGGGATACTATCCACAATGGAAAACAATCTAGCTTCATGGAGAAAAATTGCACAAGATGTAAATTCAGTTACTGTAGGAGGACAATGTGAAAAGATATTGTCTTTGAGTTACACCCATTTGCCTCATTATCTGAGGTCATGCTTCTTGTACATGGGAGGCTTTCCAGAAGATTATGAAGTCTCTGTCTCAAAACTCATCAGATTATGGGTAGCTGAGGGATTCTTGAGACACCCGAAGAGATCTAAAACCTTGGAAGAAGAGGCAGGGGAGTGCTTGGAGGATCTTGTCCAGAGAAATCTTGTTTTAGTCACCAAGAGAAAGTGTGATGGAAGGATCAAAAGCTGCAGCCTCCATGATCTGATGCGAGATTTGTGCATAAAAAAAGCACACGAAGAGAAGTTTCTTATGAATCTCAGTAGCCGGAATGTGACAAACTTCATTTCAGTTGAGGGAAAAAACAATCAGCGACGTGTAAGTATAACTCCTTCGAGTTTACCAcacttttcaaaaatttcctgcCTAAGTACCATCCATACGATTTTGTGCTTTCATCGCATTTCAGTAGCAAGCACTTTGGAAAGATTTAGATTATTGAGGGTGTTAGATGCAAGAGATGTTTATGTTTCATCATTACCAGGTGAACTATTCGACCTGTTTCATCTGGTATACCTAGCTATCTACTATCTTGGAGGGCTTCCTTCAGCAATTTCAAAGCTTCGCAGTCTTCAAACTTTACACCTTCGTGCAAAGAACGAATGGAAGCTTTTTAGATTCCATTGTGTCTGCTTGCCACCGGCAATTTGGATGATGCCACAGTTAAGACATCTTGTCTTCTATGGCAGGTTACCTGATCCGGAAGGAAGAACAACCCCTGGTCTAGATAACCTCCAAACACTTTCTATAGTGTCACATGCCATGTGCAGTGAAAGGGTTTTGAGAATGATCCGAAACCTTAAGAAGTTAGAGATCGATTGCTCTGATTGTGAAGTTTGTCTGAACAATTTGGTACATCTGCATCAACTTGAAGATTTGAAGTTACGTTCATCTTCTAGTAATGCATTTTACCAAAAGGATATGTTCACCTTTCCTAGGATGCTGAAAAGGCTGACCTTAAGCCGCGTGCCTCTTCCTTGGGACGAGATGACTATTGTTGGTTCATTGTCAAATCTTCGGGTGCTCAAACTAACTCATCAGGCTTGCAAAGGCAAGAAATGGGAAACAACTGAAGGAGAGTTCCCTCTTTTGGAATTTCTGCTGATAGAAAAGTCAGATATCTGTCTTTGGATAACTGAAAGTAGCCACTTCCCGATGCTGAAGCGCCTGGTGCTCGATGACTGTTGGCAGCTTGCTGAGATACCTGAAGATATCGGAGAAATTCCAACCCTTGAGCTGATTGAGGTGAAGGGAAAAGCAGTAATGTCGCTTGTGGAGTCGGTCAAGCGGATTCTAGAGGAACAACAGGGATGGGGAAATGATGCCCTTCAAATTCGTTGCATGACTCATCGGTGA